ATAATATATAGCTGTAAagataactttttttaaaaatttcaatgAAATCTATAGTTTTAATTTATAATGTGCATATACTGTCGTAGAGTCAAAAAAccattttgtaacaaaaaaggTAGAGTTCAAAAAGGGTATTATTGGAATATTAATTGTTAGTGTACAATCAATGGTCAAATCAAAATGtttaatgttaaaaaatttgtttttctgAAGTCAATAATGTTGAATGGGGGCTCAAAACTCAAATTGAGAGATTCAAATACCTACTCTCTTTCATGGATCACCAAAATCTGTGTTGCGTGACAATATTCATCAAGTGAGTTTTCTGAATCCATTTGATTGAGTTGAGTTGTCATACGTCAAAACCTTAGAAAAGGAATAAAAGAAGAGCCTTTTTAAACTCAGAATAGGAAGCTTTAATTTCTAGTGCCTATTTATTGGCTTTGTTGTGAAGCAACTAAGGATACCAATGAAAGTATTCTCAGTATTCCTCTGCATCAGAGTTttatcaaggaaaaaaatatactaAGCATGCGATACGTATCATCTAATTTTGAATTCAAATAACCATTTGGCTGCTGGAGTTGGAAGTAAGAATATAACTCTTTATCTGAATTAATTCGAACAGGAATACTCAGTcaagacatacatacatatgtatatatatgtgtttctaTGGTGAGAAAACATTGACTTGCAATAGTCAATACAGAGAGAAGAGGCCGTTTTATTTaggaataaaaaagaaacacagAGAAACGGCTATGACCGACAaatggagagagaagaagaagcccAATAGACACGTtaaaagaaacaacaacaacaacaataatgataatttaaaagaaataaGTGAAGGAGGACGTGCCTTCTGCCGTCGAATACGCGCTTTTTTTGGGCTAAATTCACTTCTTCCCCTCCCCTTATCTCAAAGCAATCTTTCCCTTGAAACACCGCCATCACCATCAGCAATTTGGTCTTGAAAGAGTCCAAAACCCAGAACaaagtttttcttcttttgtttcttttttcgttATTTTTGAGAGATTTGAAAAACCCACAAACACAAAACACCGGAAACGACAGGTTGCTTTTAGTAACCCGAATCCcagaaatagaaaacaaaaagacaGGAACAAAGTTCTTAcctttttctttggttttgaGAAGGGGTTGTGTGGTGGTTGGCGGTGATGGATCTGGTGAGGATATGGGCATTGGTGTTAGCGTTTGTGGTGGTGGGTCAATTGGACGTTGGCGCAAGCAACGTTGTGTTCAAGGTGCAAAACAAGTTCGCCGGCCGAGAAAGGAGCCTGAGTGCATTGAAAGCCCATGATTCCCGACGTCACGGTAGACTTCTCTCTGCTGTCGACCTCCAATTGGGTGGCAGTGGTCATCCCGCTGAAGCTGGGTCAGGACATATATAACACACATATTAATACATatattacttaaaaaaaaaattcctcgcTTTGGAATTTGTGGGTATTACTTGATTTTTAATGTGATCCATGATTGAATGTGGATCATCGTGATAGTTGAGCATTATTGTTTTGATCGATTATATGTTGCATTGGCTTTGCTTATTCTAGTTAGATCCAGTAATGAAAATTTGCTTACGTGATTAATATCTGATAGAATTGATTCTCTAGGGGAATCACTTTCTTGGTCTCTGTTGATTTTTGTGAATTGAATAATTATATTTAGTTAGAGTTGCtggttttgttttcatttttattgattttgtttgACTCGACTTATTGTTCAGATCCATGAGTCTTATTCTATGAAcgcttttttgttttgatttggaaTTTCAAATCAATGTATTTATACctatcccccccccccccccccttcaaCTATTAAATTCTTTAATTGTTTGGAATTTCACGCATTTCATATTATTGGGTGCATAAACTAACTCGTGTGTTTACTTGGTTGATTGGCATAGGCTCTACTTTGCAAAAATTGGGATTGGCACACCACCAAGTGACTATTATGTTCAAGTTGATACTGGAAGTGACATTTTATGGGTGAACTGTGCTGGTTGCAACAACTGCCCCAAAAAAAGCGATCTTGGTGTATGATTTTTTAACTCTGCAGCTTGAACACAATCTCTCCGTTGTTGGATCACATACATCACATTTTGATAACTGAGATGGTGGTTCTGGTCTGAATGATATTTATCATTGTGATTATGTCACTACAGGTAAAACTGACATTGTATGATCCAAAgggctcctctactggagactCTGTTACTTGTGATCAAGATTTCTGCACTTCCATGTATGACGGTCGACTTCCTGGTTGCAAGCCCGATTTGCTCTGCCAATATAATGTGGTTTATGGAGACGGAAGCCAGACTACGGGATACTTTGTGAAAGATTACGTACATTTTGATCGAGTGACTGGAAATTTTGGAACTGCACCAGCAAATGGAACTGTTATATTTGGGTTAGTTGGTGTTCTGTTAAACTTTGTTGTTGTATTATGCACAGCATCCAGTAATATGGAAGTCACTTAAATAGTTGCTTACTTGCTTTGCTTGGCTTTAATATATTCATGTATGGCTTTTAAGGCATATGGTTGTGGTTTCATAGAAAGCATTGTGAGTATAGGAAGAGAAATGGCATAGACTCTGTATGGCAACATTAGGAATTGATGTCGCTATGCTTCAGGCATCTTGTTTTGGTGGCTGTCTTGTTCACTTTGCTTAGATGCTCGTTGTATTTTTCTCCCCTTTAAAGTTTGATAGCTACATCACTTCACCTTGACTATACTGGCCTAGATTTTTGTTTGTGACCTCATGAGCTAAAAGTTCGAAAATATTGCAGACGTGGATAAACCAAAAGGTCAATGAGTTGGATATGTCATTAGCAATTGGTATTTtccttttaattgtttttgtgttttttcgtTTCTTCTGTTATTTGACTGACCTCTAGCGTTATGTTATACTTGCTTATTAACAATTTCAGATTTCTGCTCAAGCTTCTGCCTGAGTGCCTGGTGTGAATTCTGATTTCTTCCGTTTGCATGATTCATTTCTCTTTCATGATAGATGTGGAGCCAAACAATCTGGACAGCTAGGCACATCTAGTGAAGCACTTGATGGAATACTTGGATTTGGACAGGCAAATTCATCTATGCTTTCGCAGCTAGCTTCAGCTGGAAAGTTGAAGAAGATGTTTGCACACTGCTTGGATAGTGTTCAAGGAGGTGGAATCTTTGCAATTGGGGAGGTGGTGTCACCAAAAGTGAATACAACACCTATAGTACCACATCAGTACGTTAGGGTTTCTTATCCTttcttgtttgaaattttaatttacTGTAAGTTATTTCTTCTcaattttttcatctttttaggTGTTTGTAGTTACCTTTTGGATTGCTAACAAACTTTTTACCAGTAATTGCATCACTTGCCTATTTTGTTTCTTCCATTTAAGTTTCTGAAAATCTCTTGTTCAAGGATTCATTTTTTCTCTTGTCAAATAGAAGGTTAGATCTTGCGAAAGAATTTCGTTGTAATTATACTTTTATCAACAATCTTAGGGCACATTACAATGTTGTTATGAAGGCACTTGAGGTGGGTGGTGACATTCTAGAGCTTCCAACGGATATATTTGACAGCGGGGATGGGAAAGGAACAATTATTGATAGTGGTACAACCTTGGCGTATCTTCCAGAGGTGGTTTATGAGGCACTTATGACCCAGGTATCACTATTTTTTACTCAAATTCGTTTTTAAGTTGTATATTCCCCTATAAATACTTACTTAGAATTTTTATGATTTAGATCATGGCTCACCAATCTGGGCTGAAACTGCATACTGTAGATGAACAGTTTTCTTGTTTTCAGTACAATGGAAAGTAAGGCTTCTGATGCAATAATTCATCAAGTCCTTcggttttgtttttcaattcgAATTTTGAAAGAATGTTGCTCATCTCTTTCCCAATATGCTTGCAGTGTTGATGAAGGATTCCCAGTTGTTGTGTTTCATTTTGAAGGTTCCCTCACTTTGACGGTGTATCCCCATGATTACTTGTTCCAAGTTCGTGTAAGTGAAATAAATGTTTTAATTGAAGGAGAATCTTTATGTACGTAGgtcttaccccacataatatgtggagatgctATTTtaaggaattgaacttgtgacctctaggttgcacctctACAACTTTATCACTGGGCCATATGTTCATCTAtagagccttgtgcatgagagttgtttaccttttacgtTATGTACTATGTTTTCTGTAATCTGGTGACATTTGTGCCTTGCGTAGTTTGCGATGATATACCATGTTCACACATGCTCATTGTGCCAAAATCTTTGCTATTATTGGAAAATAAAGTAGTGTTTATTTTCAGGAGTGGTTGTAAatgatgtgaattttgattctacCTTTCACGTAACCTTCTCCTTTCATCATCATGCATTACCgtggatttttttattaatgatatatggcttttaaatatcttggatCGATTTTCCAAGAAGACGGAAACATAAGTGATGATGtagttaataggattaaaaactGGTGGAGTAAGTGGAAGAGTGCATGCAGAGTTTTATGCGGCCCGAAGGATTCCCTTGAGgttgaagggaaaattctataggtcAGCTATACAACATGTAATGATGTATGGTTCCGAGTGTTGGGTTATCAAAggacaacatatccaaaaaaatgcatgtagcaaTAACGTGATTGCTTCGTTGGATGTGTGGTTACACTAggaaagataggataagaaatgagattattaaatCTAAGATAAGAGTAGcacctattgaagataagttacgaGAAAATCGTTTGAGTTGAGATGGTATGGACATAATGCAGTTATGCATGTTCTATCATATGTTCAAAAATTTGTGAGGGCTGTTTTGTATGAGGTCAAGAATAGACTCAACTTTCATTACACAATTAGTTTCCACCATACATTTAAACCAGAATGAAAGAGTCCAAAGACATTCAATATTCCGTAATGGAGTTTCCACCCCTCTAAAAACTCTTTTTGCCTGTCCTGTCGAGTTTGCCAGCAGTTTCTTATTGTTTGCCATAGATTTGCAGGCCATTAgaaatgaagaagaatttgATTAACATTTTCTTCCTCCTTTATTTTCATCTATTTTCACAACTTTGTACAGGAAGATGCGTGGTGTATTGGTTGGCAGAACAGTGGAGCGCAATCAAAGGATGGCAGGGACATGACTCTTTTGGGAGGTATATAATTTACTAATGCTGACAGTCGTAATACAAGTTTGTGTTAATGCACCTATTTGTGATTCAGATCTGGCTTATATTAATTGCAATTGATAGATTTTTAActtcaaatatactttgggcaTACAAATCACCTACATTTTCCTTCACACGAATTGGAAATTTGAAAGTCAGTTATTACACACACTATCTTATGTCCAATACTATCCCCTGTTGCTTCCATATGCAGATTTGGTGCTTTCAAATAGACTAGTTATATATGATCTTGAAAATCAGACCATTGGATGGAAGGAATACAACTGTGAGTATTCTACTCTTATCTTTATGTTCATTGTTTGGTTCTTATCTTAATATTATAGTAGCGCAGATGATGCATCATGTCACACTTCATATTAGCAACCCAGATACTATAATAAGCATTCCGCGCTCATTATCACCGATAAATGGCCAACTTTCTCATTACCGGATATGGAATCTAGATCATTCCTATCTCTCATACATTTTTGTGATTTATCTTAGGCTCTTCGAGTATCAAAGTGAGGGATGAGACTACTGGGGCAGTTTATTCCGTGGGCGCTCACGATTCGTCTTCGGCTTCTAGCCTGATCAGTGGAAATTTACTAACAGTTTTGTTACTACTAACTGTTTGGCTTCAGAGTTTcacataaatacatatactACCGTGACAACTGGTAAAGCATTTGTTAGTTTGTTGTACCATAATTTGTTTGATAGAAATGTGTGTTTATTTTGACTTATAGGGGAAATACTAGACCTCACTTTGTATATTTTTCCTTCGGTCTTGCAGCTGTTTAAAGTTTCTTCCtgattcttgtattttttttattcaacattcaaaaataaattgaaaaaactgTCACAAGTTGGCTGtgtactctgttttttttttggtctcccccccccccctcttttaTGTTTGACAACACTGAATTTCTTGTATGGGAAAGAGTAGCAAGCAAGAAAACCATTCCCGCGTTTCAAATGTGAGGCAGTGCAGGACCAGGTCTCATATTGTGATTCTATATGATACTGTGAAAGGAAACTTTTAAGAGTGAAATGGTCATGATTCATGATATTACAATCATAACTACAAAAGACCACCCAAGTCCAATGGTGCTTCTTGGCAAGAAGTTTTACAATGTTGTTCTCAAGAactgtacaacaaaataaaggaCTGCCAGGAACAGTGCAATTTGATATGCATCTCTTTGAAAGCTGTCATCCCTCTGAAAGAACTGAATCAAATAAACATACACAAATATGTCAACTCAGAGTCTGATATCTCCATTAACAGAATTGGTCAGAGTAACGTACCTTCATTGGATCGCCTAAGGGGTCGCGATAAATTTCCAAGTTCTCTTCTTTGGTTGAAATAAGGCTCGTGAAGTTGTTAATGAAATCCACAAAGTCCTTTCCAGCTTCTCCGGCTGCAAATAGGCGACGGGATGTCCAAAAGAAAGCCTGACCAGCTGCTGATGAGTCTGATAAATCCCAGAATTCTTCATGCTCTAACACTTGGCCACTAATCTGGTTTAATATGAACTGGGAATTCACTCTTATTATCAGATCTCCTCCTATGCTAGCAATGAAAGATTTTGGCCTTCCTTTGACTGTCCACCTGATGCTCAAGACACTGGTTGACAACATCACCATTTCCTGCACAGTCTGCAACAGGAAGAGCTcgagaaattatttttttaaaaaaaagacttgatttcaacaaatacacaagcagAAAACTAATTACAAGACAACAGCATAGAAAATCCTTACCACAGAGGGATTATCCAGAGCACCAGTCACCCATAGCAGCCTCTTGTATTTTTCACGACCAGTAAAACTTCGTACTGGATCCTGCATTTACTATCACAGCATAGTCATAAgcttaaaaactaaaaagaatgCAAGTTCTGCTTTGCTGTGAAAAACATCTTAGTAGTAACAGATGATTATACTTGAATTCACAAAATCGTTATATGTTTCCACACATCATGACGATTGATATATTAAAAGACACATAGTCATATGTAATGCAGATGGATTTCATGATTATATCAGTTGAAAATTTCTCATATTAACATCAAAGTTGCTTTTTCTACCAACCTGTACCCTACAGCACAAGTTACATTTGATACCTTATATTTGACAAACACTGCATAAGTTCCTAAGGCACGATTGCCTTCACGGAGCTCTAGGATATCTCGTGCAAGTTGTCTAGCTGTTGATTCCACAAGGGGGCTACTGATGCACTCAAACTCATTGCAAAGCTCACCAAAGTCCATGCCATCAACAAGTTTATCAGCTTGCGATCTCTCAGTTGTAGCATCAGGAGAGAACTGATCGGTCTTTTGAGACTCATTTATAACTGCAACACATTCATTGGAACCCAGTTACGTTTACTTCTCAGAAAGGGAAACTTAAGACTGTTTCTTTCATTTGGCACATTAGATTCACATCTATTTCTTCATGTAATATAGCATGCATTCTGATAACAAAGCATATCATTATCAAGTATCATCATAACCATTCCAAGCATAACTCAGCTTTCACATTGGAAATGCATAATTTGTTACCAATTTGAAGTAGTCAAGCAGCCATTTCAACATTTCAATTCTACAAATTACAGATTtctcaaatatttgaaatattTGACAGGTTAATTCATGAACTTGAGGCACGCACATTGTTGTTACGGGTAAAAACAAAGAGAGTGACTGCATACGGAATTGCATATACAAAGCTGTAACCCAGTCTGTAAAACTTGGTTTGGTTTCTATGACAAGTAGAAGCCTTTTTGAAGGATTGTATATcatcaaatacaaataaattccaattcaactaaaattaaaaatcaagaaGACACAAATAAGATAAAGAGTAAGCAAAGAATACCTCTTAGCTTAAAAGGATGGTTATGACAGTAGTGGTGgcgaagaggaagaggaagaggggAGGTAGCGAAACTGATTTTACAGCAGTGGTGGCTGACACCGCAGAAGGCAGGGAGAGAAGAAGTGGAGGCGGTTGGAAGAGCAGAAGAGGCTGCAGAGGAACACATATTTTCCCATTCTGCTCATGAAGGCTTATGGGGTAGGATTGAACTAGTGCAtcctttttcctatttttgtgATTCTGcaaaattttccatttaattacttttatttGGATAAGGTTGTGATGCTGTGTACTTCATTTTAGCcacttaattttattattttatatatatatatataagtcccAGCATGTAAAATCAACTTTTATGCAAATAGTTGATTActaaataaacaagtaaagagtcGCCTTCAATATGAATTGCATGATATCCCAAGTATTTAGCCAACTGGAGAGCAGCTAGGGCCGAGTAAGCCTCTGCCAGAGATGGAGATAGAGCAACCGGACGCCAGTCAGTCAGGGCAGCCAGGGGTACACCTTGGTCATCCTTTTGTATATCATCATATCTTTGACAAAAAAATGTTTCTTTTCCCCCCTACACTGCCATTCCATTCCATTCCATTCCATTCCATTCCATTCACTAATTATGCCTTCAAAATACCAAAAGTCAAAAACAGCAAAGatgagtttgaaatttgaatgagcATAAAAGATGCAAGCAAGCAACTGAAAGCCAGAAATGAAAAGCCCTTTTCTTTCCATCCCATCAATATACATAACAAATTCAAACCATACAAAATAGCTCGAGATTATCATCCAAAGCCAAAGGTGGCAAGGGAAGCCGAAACTGAGAGGCTTCGTTATCACAAGATTATTATCCAATCCATAGAAATAGCAGAACAAAacatacattatttttttaaaagtaaaaaaattgagAGTTGGATCTTACAAAATTCCTATTCTACccacatgagagagagagagaacaattTTCCCAGACACGCTAATATAGCCGGGTCCAACTCCCCTGTCCAAAATTATCATCTTGTTTTTCCCATTATGTTGGAGCTGAGCCATATGAACAAGGAAGTCAAAAATGCCAAATTGGGgactaaataaaaaaagaagctaacaaagaaagaagaaaaatcaagaaaccaaTCAAACCGTCTTTCCCTTGGCTGCCCCCTCGTCCTCTTTCCCAGGCACGAACCTTGGAAGATTCAATAGTGTATTGACACGAGACACACCTTCCAGAGCAGACCACTCTATTCCCGACTCTACAAGCGTTTCATCTTGCATTGAGGAGTCTTCAATACCTCCTTCTGGGACAGGGAAGATCTCTTTCCCTGTTCGGACAGTACCTGACCGGTCCAGACCAGTTGGGCTGGGGAGATCATTGCCTTTCTCGCAGCCCCCATCAACTAGGTCTGCTGAAGTTGGCTGCTCTTGGGATTTTACATTCGAAGCCATAGATATATTGTTTGTGTTTGAGTCCAGGAACAGGCAAACTACAGCACAGTCATCAACTTTGGAAGTTGGATACTTATATCTCCAACCCCGAACTGCAGACTCAACCAAGGCTCGAGCAGCAGACGAACGTGAAGGTGCTGATGCTACAATGTCCACCACTTCCTTGTTTGAAAGGACATCCCAAATC
This genomic stretch from Tripterygium wilfordii isolate XIE 37 chromosome 22, ASM1340144v1, whole genome shotgun sequence harbors:
- the LOC119990450 gene encoding aspartic proteinase 39-like, whose amino-acid sequence is MDLVRIWALVLAFVVVGQLDVGASNVVFKVQNKFAGRERSLSALKAHDSRRHGRLLSAVDLQLGGSGHPAEAGLYFAKIGIGTPPSDYYVQVDTGSDILWVNCAGCNNCPKKSDLGVKLTLYDPKGSSTGDSVTCDQDFCTSMYDGRLPGCKPDLLCQYNVVYGDGSQTTGYFVKDYVHFDRVTGNFGTAPANGTVIFGCGAKQSGQLGTSSEALDGILGFGQANSSMLSQLASAGKLKKMFAHCLDSVQGGGIFAIGEVVSPKVNTTPIVPHQAHYNVVMKALEVGGDILELPTDIFDSGDGKGTIIDSGTTLAYLPEVVYEALMTQIMAHQSGLKLHTVDEQFSCFQYNGNVDEGFPVVVFHFEGSLTLTVYPHDYLFQVREDAWCIGWQNSGAQSKDGRDMTLLGDLVLSNRLVIYDLENQTIGWKEYNCSSSIKVRDETTGAVYSVGAHDSSSASSLISGNLLTVLLLLTVWLQSFT
- the LOC119990451 gene encoding uncharacterized protein LOC119990451 codes for the protein MCSSAASSALPTASTSSLPAFCGVSHHCCKISFATSPLPLPLRHHYCHNHPFKLRVINESQKTDQFSPDATTERSQADKLVDGMDFGELCNEFECISSPLVESTARQLARDILELREGNRALGTYAVFVKYKDPVRSFTGREKYKRLLWVTGALDNPSVTVQEMVMLSTSVLSIRWTVKGRPKSFIASIGGDLIIRVNSQFILNQISGQVLEHEEFWDLSDSSAAGQAFFWTSRRLFAAGEAGKDFVDFINNFTSLISTKEENLEIYRDPLGDPMKFFQRDDSFQRDAYQIALFLAVLYFVVQFLRTTL